The DNA sequence AGTAATGTTAGCGAGTTGGTAAGCCGCTAGGCATAGCAGCAATAAGGTAATTAATGCGCTACTTTTAGGTGACGACAGATAATGCGCGCACTGAGTAGAAAAAGATTTAATATCCATTTATTAGCTATAATACAACTGACATCGTTGACCGAATATCGATTATCCTTATTGGTATGTCTGGCAACCCGCCAAATATAGATGCAGTTCATTCTAAAGAGAGTTGCACGCAGAACAAGTACTATAGATAGAAAAATTGCGATTCTTTACACTTTTGTGGTTTCTCTACAATTTCACACATTTAATTTGAACATCGCGCGCCTCTATAAAGCTGATATAATTTAACAGTTAATACATAAACCAGCTAAGACTTCGAATGAAATCTCAAATTACTAACATTCAGCAACCACGTATAGATAAGTGGTTATGGGCGGCACGTTTTTATAAAACGCGAGGCTTAGCACGCGACATGGTGATGGGCGGTAAAGTTCACTACAATCAGCAGCGCTGTAAACCGAGTCGAACTGTAGAAGTTGGCGCTACCATTAGCCTTTGGCAAGGGCAGCAACAAATCGAAATTATTGTTCAGCAAGTCAGTGATAAACGCGGCCCCGCGCCACAAGCTCAGTTACTTTATCAAGAGACTGAACAAAGCGTTAAAAAGCGTGAAGAATTTGCCATGCAAAGAAAGCTCATGGCACAAAACACTAGCCCCGAACGTCGACCAGATAAAAAACAACGTCGGCAAATTATTCAGTTTAAACAAAAATAGTCAGGTCTAAACATGAAGCAAGACATACTCAACCGTTATACCTTTGAAGAATACAACTTGCGTGGCGAATTGGTGCAGCTGCAGCAAAGCTACCAAGAAATCATCGAACAGCAAAACTATCCAGTGCCAGTGCAATCACTGCTAGGGGAATTGCTCGCCGCCACTTGCTTGTTAACCGCCACCTTGAAATTTGAAGGTGATATAACGGTGCAGTTACAAGGCGATGGGCCATTAAAGGTGATAGCGGTAAGTGGTACAGACCAGCAACAGATGCGCGGTATTGCACGCTATGACGGGGCCATAGACCCAGAAATCAGCTTTGCCGAGTTAGTGGGTAAGGGACACATCGTGATTACGATAAGCCCTACTCAAGGAGAGCGCTACCAAGGCATTGTAAACATTGAGCCAGAAGGGGTTGCCGCCAGTATCGAAAGCTACTTTCAGCAATCTGAACAGCTAAATACGCGTATTTGGTTATTTACCGGCATGTTTGACGGTCGCCCACATGCTAGCGGCTTATTCTTACAAGCGTTACCGGGCAGTGAACAACAAGACAGTGAGCACTTCGAGCTGATCAACACCTTAAGTAGCACCACGACAGCCCAAGAAAGCTTTGAGCTAGACGCCGAGCAATTATTGTATCGCTTATACCATGAGCACCAAGTTCGCTTATATGAGCCGCAAGACGTGTGCTTTAAGTGCAGCTGCTCCAAAGAGCGCTGTGAAACAGCATTAAGCAATATTGACCACAAAGAATTACTCGAAATTTGCCATGAACGCGGTCACATTTCGATGCATTGTGACTACTGTGGACATGACTACAAATTTAACGAAGCCGACGTTGAAAACATTTTCACGCGCAATATATCGACAAACCCTGCCAAAATTCATTAGACTGAGCTAAGGAAATGCGGTGTCAATCGCATTTCCTGATTAGAACCACAATAACCATAAAAAAAGTGCTGGTAATTTGACCCCCCTCTCTTTTTAGCACCTCTAAAGGGATAGAATCAAAGCCAACACCAATAAAAATATAATATAAATCTTACCTCTCTACCTACAGGAGACTGCTATGCTTGACGTTGCAGAAAAAGATCAGGTTATCGACCTGGCTCAATACGGCATCAAAGACGTGTCGGACGTGGTGTACAACCCCTCATACGAAGAACTATTCAAAGAAGAAACCCGCCCCGAACTCACTGGTTATGAAAAAGGAATTGTAACCAAATCAGGTGCTGTTGCGGTTGATACCGGTATCTTTACCGGACGTTCCCCCAAAGATAAATACATCGTTTTAGATGACGCGACCCGCGACAACATGTGGTGGACCAGTGAACAAGCTAAAAACGATAACAAACCGATTGATCCCTCGGTATGGGTCGAGCTCAAAAAAACCGTGACCGACCAGTTGTCGGGTAAACGTTTATTTGTTGTCGATACCTTCTGTGGGGCCAACCCAGACACTCGACTAAAAGTGCGTTTTATTGTTGAAGTCGCGTGGCAAGCTCACTTTGTTACCAATATGTTCATCCGCCCCACAGCGGAAGAGTTAGTTGACTACGAACCAGACTTCGTAGTGATGAACGGCTCTAAAACCACCAATAAAAACTGGCAAAAACAAGGCCTTAACTCTGAAAACTTTACCGTTTTCAATATGACCGAAAAAATGCAAGTCATTGGTGGCACATGGTACGGCGGCGAAATGAAGAAAGGTATGTTCGCCATGATGAACTACTACCTACCGCTAAATGATATCGCTTCAATGCACTGTTCTGCCAACGTAGGCGCAGATGGCGACAC is a window from the Agarivorans sp. TSD2052 genome containing:
- the hslR gene encoding ribosome-associated heat shock protein Hsp15 → MKSQITNIQQPRIDKWLWAARFYKTRGLARDMVMGGKVHYNQQRCKPSRTVEVGATISLWQGQQQIEIIVQQVSDKRGPAPQAQLLYQETEQSVKKREEFAMQRKLMAQNTSPERRPDKKQRRQIIQFKQK
- the hslO gene encoding Hsp33 family molecular chaperone HslO; amino-acid sequence: MKQDILNRYTFEEYNLRGELVQLQQSYQEIIEQQNYPVPVQSLLGELLAATCLLTATLKFEGDITVQLQGDGPLKVIAVSGTDQQQMRGIARYDGAIDPEISFAELVGKGHIVITISPTQGERYQGIVNIEPEGVAASIESYFQQSEQLNTRIWLFTGMFDGRPHASGLFLQALPGSEQQDSEHFELINTLSSTTTAQESFELDAEQLLYRLYHEHQVRLYEPQDVCFKCSCSKERCETALSNIDHKELLEICHERGHISMHCDYCGHDYKFNEADVENIFTRNISTNPAKIH